A genome region from Cutaneotrichosporon cavernicola HIS019 DNA, chromosome: 5 includes the following:
- a CDS encoding uncharacterized protein (Belongs to the short-chain dehydrogenases reductases (SDR) family) — protein sequence MSINRVILVTGASAGIGRACAIGLSKAFPSPTHPEPLVLALVGRREDELNATAALCREGTVTEVLRGDVSSDEDVGRIFRTIQDKYGRLDVLFNNAGVNLTKGSALEDNDMDKFRMTLDINVMGAVLCTAEAIKIMKAQTPPGGRIINNGSISAWSPRPDSTAYTVSKHAILGLTRSTSLDGRKYGITATQLDIGNALTNLSSKSAKGVPQADGRIAAEPMMPVERVAETVAFIAAMPPDADVLQLTVMAPSMPFVGRG from the exons ATGAGTATCAAccgcgtcatcctcgtcacgGGCGCTTCGGCTGGTATTGGCCGCGCGTGCGCCATAGGCCTCTCCAAGGCGTTTCCGAGCCCGACGCATCCCGAGCCATTGGTCCTGGCGCTTGTGGGCcggcgcgaggacgagctcaacgCCACGGCAGCACTTTGTCGTGAGGGGACGGTGACTGAGGTGCTGCGTGGTGACGTGAgctcggacgaggatgtGGGTCGAATCTTCCGCACGATACAGGACAAGTATGGGCGGCTGGATGTACTTTTCAAC AACGCCGGCGTCAACCTCACAAAGGGAAgtgcgctcgaggacaatGACATGGACAAGTTCCGCATGACGCTCGACATCAACGTCATGGGTGCGGTGCTGTGTACCGCCGAGGCGATCAAGATCATGAAGGCCCAAACACCCCCGGGTGGGCGGATCATCAACAACggctcgatctcggcgtggtctcctcgtcccGATAGCACGGCTTACACCGTGTCTAAGCATGCGATCTTGGGGTTGACACGGAGTACATCCCTCGATGGACGCAAGTATGGGATCACGGCGACGCAGCTCGATATCGGAAACGCACTCACCAATCTCAGCAGCAAGAGTGCCAAGGGCGTGCCCCAGGCGGATGGGAGAATTGCGGCCGAGCCCATGATGCCCGTCGAGCGGGTGGCTGAGACGGTTGCGTTCATCGCGGCGATGCCACCTGATGCGGATGTGCTGCAGCTGACAGTCAT GGCGCCGTCGATGCCATTCGTAGGTCGCGGATAG